One part of the Canis lupus dingo isolate Sandy chromosome 14, ASM325472v2, whole genome shotgun sequence genome encodes these proteins:
- the LOC112675029 gene encoding LOW QUALITY PROTEIN: T-complex protein 1 subunit delta-like (The sequence of the model RefSeq protein was modified relative to this genomic sequence to represent the inferred CDS: substituted 2 bases at 2 genomic stop codons), whose protein sequence is MRTKPAQICFSNISAAKAVADAIRTSLGAKGMDKMIQDGKGDVTITNDGATILKQMQVLHPAARMLVELSKAQDIEAGDGTTPVVFIAGSLLDSCTKLLQKGIHPTIISESFQKALEKGIEILTDMSRPVELSDRETVLNSATTSLNSKVVSQYSSLLSPMSVNAAMKVTDPATATSVDLREIEIVKKLGGTIDDCELVEGLVLTQKVANSGITRVEKAKIGLIQFCLSAPKMDMDNQIVVSDYVQMDRVLREERAYILNLVKQIXKTGCNVLFIQKSILRDALSDLALHFLNKMKIMVVKDIEREDTEFICKTIGTKPVAHIDQFTADMLGSAELAEEVNLNGSGKLLKITGCTSPGKTVTIVVRGSNKLVIEECSIHDALCVIHCLVKKRALIAGGGAPEIELTLRLTEYSQTLSGMESYCIRAFADAMEAIPSTLAENAGLNPISTVTELGNRHAQGEKTTGINVXKGGISNILEELVVQPLLVSVSALTLATETVQSILKIDDVVNTQ, encoded by the exons atgcg aacaAAGCCAGCGCAGATCTGCTTCAGCAACATCTCTGCGGCCAAAGCTGTTGCTGATGCTATTAGAACAAGCCTTGGAGCAAAAGGAATGGATAAAATGATTCAAGATGGAAAAGGTGATGTGACCATTACAAATGATGGTGCCACCATTCTTAAACAAATGCAAGTGTTACATCCAGCAGCCAGAATGCTGGTGGAGCTGTCTAAGGCACAAGATATAGAAGCAGGAGATGGCACCACACCAGTGGTCTTCATTGCTGGCTCTCTCTTAGATTCCTGTACCAAGCTTCTTCAGAAAGGGATTCATCCAACCATCATTTCTGAGTCATTCCAGAAGGCTTTAGAAAAGGGTATAGAAATCTTGACTGACATGTCTCGACCTGTGGAACTCAGTGACAGAGAAACTGTATTAAATAGTGCTACCACTTCCTTGAACTCAAAGGTTGTGTCTCAGTATTCAAGTCTGCTTTCTCCAATGAGTGTAAATGCAGCGATGAAAGTGACTGACCCAGCCACGGCTACTAGTGTAGATCTTAGAGAGATTGAAATAGTTAAGAAACTTGGTGGGACAATTGATGACTGTGAGCTGGTAGAAGGGCTGGTACTTACTCAGAAGGTGGCAAATTCTGGCATAACCAGAGTTGAAAAGGCTAAGATTGGGCTTATTCAGTTTTGCTTATCTGCTCCCAAAATGGATATGGATAATCAAATTGTAGTTTCTGACTATGTCCAGATGGATCGAGTGCTTCGGGAGGAGAGAGCCTATATTCTCAATTTAGtgaagcaaatttaaaaaacaggatgTAATGTCCTCTTCATACAGAAGTCTATCCTGAGAGATGCTCTTAGTGATCTTGCATTACATTTCCTCAACAAGATGAAGATTATGGTGGTTAAGGATATTGAAAGAGAAGACACTGAATTTATTTGTAAGACAATTGGAACCAAGCCAGTTGCTCATATTGACCAATTCACTGCTGACATGCTGGGATCAGCTGAGTTAGCTGAGGAGGTCAATTTAAATGGTTCTGGCAAACTGCTTAAGATTACAGGCTGTACAAGCCCCGGAAAAACCGTTACAATTGTTGTTCGTGGATCTAACAAATTGGTGATTGAAGAATGCTCTATTCATGATGCCCTATGTGTTATTCACTGTTTAGTGAAGAAGAGAGCTCTTATTGCAGGAGGTGGTGCTCCAGAGATAGAACTGACCCTGCGGTTAACTGAATATTCACAAACATTGAGTGGCATGGAATCCTACTGCATTCGTGCTTTTGCAGATGCTATGGAAGCCATTCCATCTACGCTAGCTGAAAATGCTGGCCTGAATCCCATTTCTACAGTAACAGAACTAGGAAACCGACATGCCCAAGGAGAAAAAACTACTGGCATTAATGTCTGAAAGGGTGGTATTTCCAACATTTTGGAGGAACTGGTAGTCCAGCCTTTGTTGGTCTCAGTCAGTGCACTGACTCTAGCAACTGAAACTGTCCAGAGCATTCTGAAAATTGATGATGTGGTAAACACTCAGTAA